The segment ATAAATTATACCATTAACAATATAAAGAGATAATCCAAGAGAGCATTTGAAAAGTAATACCCTGTTATTACAAAAAAATTCAACTCCTACACCTTAAAAATGCAATTCATCTCCGGCTTAAAGAAGCTGGAGAATTCTTGCACAACAATGTTAAAGTATTAATTAATAATAAAAGCAATATTAATAAGAGAAAATAAAAAAAAGAAAGTTTAAAAATTAATTTTAAACTTATTCACTGGACCAGAGTCCGTGTTGGTTACAGAATGCTAATGCTTTAACATCATCGGTTGAGTTTACAGTGAAAGTTGCTTCTGCAACATCTCCTGGTTTAAAGCATTTTGCGTATTGTTCAGCGCCTGCTTCAACAATAACAAATTCAATGTAGTGGTCGTCATCCATAGGGTGTGCTGCTTCACCGACTTTTACGGTTACTTTGTCACCATCGATTTCAACTACTGGTTTGTGTTTTGGAGATTTTTCTCCTTCAGTCTGTACAGGAAATTCAAGCATGTGGTCTGAACATACTTTTTCATCTCCTTCAGCTAAAACTTGGATAATACTTCCACAATCGTCACATTTTAATATTTTTGCCATAATAAACATCTCCTAAAAATTAGGTTAAAGATATTTTATTACTTAAAGTATTTATTATTATTGATTGTTTTCATAATAGTTTTCAATAGCTGCCTGAAGGCCGTCTGCAGCAAGGTTTGAACAGTGCATTTTAATTGGTGGAAGACCGTCCAGTTCATCTGCAACATCATTTCTGGATATTTTCAATGCTTCTTCCAATGTTTTTCCAACAGCAATTTCTGTTATCATACTGCTTGTCGCTATCGCTGCACCGCATCCGAAAGTCTGGAATGAAATGTCTTCAATTACTTCATCATCATTGACTTTAATATATATTGTCATCAAGTCCCCGCAGGTCGGGTTTCCGACAGTTCCAACACCGTTGGCGTCTTCCATCATTCTACAGTTTCTTGGGTTTGCAAAGTGGTCCATTACTTTTTCTGAATAATCCATAATTAACATCTCCTACAGTCATCGTGATCTTTTTTACACATTACACCATCATAGTCAAGTTCCTGATTCCATAACGGTGACATCTGTCTTAATCTTCCAACAGCTTCTGCAATTGTATTTACAAATTCATCAACATCAAAAGTATCGCTTTCAGGTGCCAATGATATCCTTAATGATCCATGTACATCAACAGGGTCAAGACCCAATGCAGTCAGTACAGGGGACGCTTCCAGAGTATTTGATGAACATGCTGAACCGGTTGAAGCCTGATAACCTTTCGCATCTAAAAGAAGAATTAATGATTCTCCTTCAATAGCTTTAAATCTGAAGTTTACAAGGTTTGGCAATCTGGTTTCTTTAGAACCGTTCAGGTAGGATTCAGGAATGGTAGTTAAAACTTTATCTATGAGTTCATCACGGATTGATGATAATTTTTCGTAATGTTCATCTAATTTGGCGGCTGCAATTTCGCAGGCTTTTCCAAATCCTACAATTCCAGGCACATTTTCAGTTCCTGATCTGATTCCTTTTTCCTGACCTCCTCCATGAATAAGAGGTACAACACGAGTTCCTTTCTTGATGTATAATGCTCCAACACCTTTCGGACCGTTGATTTTATGAGAAGATAACGAAAGCAAATCGACATTCAATTTCTCAACATCCACTTCAATTTTTCCGAAACTTTGAACGGCATCTGTGTGGAATTTGATTTTTTTCTCACGGGCAATCTTTCCAATTTCTTCAATTGGCTGAATAGTACCAAGTTCATTGTTAGCGTGCATAATGGTTATCAGGATTGTTTCATCAGTTATTGCATCTTTTAAATCTTCAATACTTATGATACCCTCTTCATTGACCGGCAGATAAGTTACTTTGAAATCAAGTGATTCCAGAAATCCTAAAGTATTTTTAACGGCAGGATGTTCGATATTTGTGGTGATAATATGTTTACCTTTTTTAGCTAATTTAAAAGCAATTCCTTTGATTGCCAAATTATCAGATTCTGAACCTCCGCTTGTAAAAATAATTTCTTCCGGCTTTGCATTAATTGCATCTGCTACTCTTTGGCGAGCCTGTTCTAAAGCTTTTTTAGACTCACGGCCAATTCCATAAAGAGTGGAAGGATTTCCGTACTCTTCAATGAAATATGGTTTCATTTCTTCAAAAACTTCTTCGCTAACTTGTGTAGTTGCTGAGTTGTCTAAATACATTTCATTATCTCCCAATTGTCTTTTTTAATATGGTAAAAACATTAACATTATAAATTAAATTAGATAGTAATTAAATACTATCTAAAGCCTGACTTAAATCTGCTATTAAATCATCCACATCTTCCAATCCTATAGATAAACGGATGAAATCTGGAGTTACACCAGTTGCCTCCTGCTCTTCAACACTTAACTGCTGATGAGTTGTACTTGCAGGGTGAATTGCCAGACTTTTTGCATCACCGATGTTTGCAAGTATGGAGAACAGTTCCAGTTTTTCAATTACTTTTCTTCCGGCTTCTTCTCCACCTTCAACACCGAATCCTAAGATGCCTGCAAAGTTATCTTTTAAATATTTCTTGTTGATTTCATAAGTTGGATGTGATTCAAGTCCAGGATAGTTGACCCATTTAACTTTAGGGTGTGATTCTAAAAATTTAGCTACTTTTAAAGCATTTTCGGAGTGTCTTTTTACTCTAACATCAAGGCTTTCAAGTCCCTGGAGGAATATGAAGCTGTGTACAGGTGCCTGGGTTGCTCCAAGATCTCTTAAAAGTCTTGCTCTAATTCTTACAGTAAAAGCAAGATTTCCGAGTTCAGGAACATCACCGAATGCATCCCAGAATACAAGTCCGTGGTAACTTGGGTCAGGTTTTGTGAAGTTTGCAAACTTGCCGTTTCCCCAGTTGAATTTACCGGAATCAACAATGTATCCTCCTATTGCAGTACCGTGGCCTCCGACATATTTGGTTGCTGATGATGCAATGACATCTGCACCATGTTCCAAAGGTCTGACTAATCCTACACCGACAGTATTGTCTACAATCAATGGAATGTCATGTGAATGTGCGATTTCTGCTAATTTTTCAAAGTCAGGTACGTCCAGTTTAGGGTTTCCGATTGATTCAACATAGATTGCTCTGGTTTTTTCATCAATTGCATCTTCAAAAGCCTGCAAATCCTGTGAGTTTACAAATTTGACTTCTCTTGCGAGATCCTTGAAAGTGTAATTGAATAATTGGTAAGTTCCGCCGTAGAGGTTGTCTGCAGAAACGATGTTGTCTCCAGGTTCTGTTACATTTAAGATTGCATATGAAATTGCTGCAAGTCCGCTTGCAGTTGATATTCCAGAGTTTCCACCTTCGATAGCAGCTATTCTTGCTTCAAATACATCGCTGGTAGGATTGGTTAGTCTGGAGTAGATTTGTCCAAACTCTTGAAGGGCGAATCTCCTAGCAGCTTCATCTGAGTCTTTGAATACGTATGAAGTGGTCTGATAAATTGGAACTGCCTGTGCCCCAGTTACGGGGTCTGGTTGTTGTCCTGCGCGTACACCTAATGTTGCTAATCCGTAATTTTTATTATCTGTCATTAATAATCACCTTAATTTTTGATTTTCTGTAAAATATATCACGTGTTATATTTACTATATAACAATAGTTATTTTTTATATATAAATGTTTTGTATGCCTAAATGCAAAACAAAAAAATAAATTATAACTAATGTTATACAGACATAACATATGTTATTTTTAGTATATAAACATTGTTATATTTTGAAAAAAAATTTGATAAAAAATAATTAAAAATCTCAAAAAAGAAAAAAATAAAAATATAATAAATAAAAAAACTAATT is part of the uncultured Methanobrevibacter sp. genome and harbors:
- a CDS encoding desulfoferrodoxin family protein, whose translation is MAKILKCDDCGSIIQVLAEGDEKVCSDHMLEFPVQTEGEKSPKHKPVVEIDGDKVTVKVGEAAHPMDDDHYIEFVIVEAGAEQYAKCFKPGDVAEATFTVNSTDDVKALAFCNQHGLWSSE
- the nifU gene encoding Fe-S cluster assembly scaffold protein NifU translates to MDYSEKVMDHFANPRNCRMMEDANGVGTVGNPTCGDLMTIYIKVNDDEVIEDISFQTFGCGAAIATSSMITEIAVGKTLEEALKISRNDVADELDGLPPIKMHCSNLAADGLQAAIENYYENNQ
- the nifS gene encoding cysteine desulfurase NifS: MYLDNSATTQVSEEVFEEMKPYFIEEYGNPSTLYGIGRESKKALEQARQRVADAINAKPEEIIFTSGGSESDNLAIKGIAFKLAKKGKHIITTNIEHPAVKNTLGFLESLDFKVTYLPVNEEGIISIEDLKDAITDETILITIMHANNELGTIQPIEEIGKIAREKKIKFHTDAVQSFGKIEVDVEKLNVDLLSLSSHKINGPKGVGALYIKKGTRVVPLIHGGGQEKGIRSGTENVPGIVGFGKACEIAAAKLDEHYEKLSSIRDELIDKVLTTIPESYLNGSKETRLPNLVNFRFKAIEGESLILLLDAKGYQASTGSACSSNTLEASPVLTALGLDPVDVHGSLRISLAPESDTFDVDEFVNTIAEAVGRLRQMSPLWNQELDYDGVMCKKDHDDCRRC
- a CDS encoding O-acetylhomoserine aminocarboxypropyltransferase/cysteine synthase family protein, coding for MTDNKNYGLATLGVRAGQQPDPVTGAQAVPIYQTTSYVFKDSDEAARRFALQEFGQIYSRLTNPTSDVFEARIAAIEGGNSGISTASGLAAISYAILNVTEPGDNIVSADNLYGGTYQLFNYTFKDLAREVKFVNSQDLQAFEDAIDEKTRAIYVESIGNPKLDVPDFEKLAEIAHSHDIPLIVDNTVGVGLVRPLEHGADVIASSATKYVGGHGTAIGGYIVDSGKFNWGNGKFANFTKPDPSYHGLVFWDAFGDVPELGNLAFTVRIRARLLRDLGATQAPVHSFIFLQGLESLDVRVKRHSENALKVAKFLESHPKVKWVNYPGLESHPTYEINKKYLKDNFAGILGFGVEGGEEAGRKVIEKLELFSILANIGDAKSLAIHPASTTHQQLSVEEQEATGVTPDFIRLSIGLEDVDDLIADLSQALDSI